In Horticoccus luteus, the following proteins share a genomic window:
- a CDS encoding TolC family protein yields the protein MMNRSTLYSPGVWRAGLLGMAGIIFLAGCATNPKASLPAVQEAVASRSGLQVTWRQTEAERDEAERAITTLLAEELSPERAVEIAVINNRELRATFEDLGVSQSELIAASRLRNPSFGVGVRWPKDRPRGPNVEFSIAADLLDSVLLPVRRSVAREQLSQAEQRVAHAVLSLAAEVKTAVYAVEARQQLRVRLASVVDVNAAATDLAQRQFQAGNINQLELANQQMAEQEARLGLMQAEAQLRADREQLNRLLGLSGRQTGWTLPAELPPLPEADGLPDNIEDLAVTQRLDVAAMKTDVALAEKALRLKQKTRLLPASIDLGLDTERDSDGGRVTGPRLEFALPIFDQGQAELARLAAELRRASARYEGLANDVRSQVRAGRDALLAAREAAEYYQKSLVPQRRTLLRETLLHYNAMQKSSYELLAAKERLLNTERESVEALREYWTARTALEMSLGGRLRYVPAAESAAAKEEAVPEHQHQHGKN from the coding sequence ATGATGAATCGATCGACCTTGTATTCTCCCGGAGTGTGGCGCGCCGGCCTCCTCGGCATGGCCGGCATAATCTTCCTGGCCGGGTGTGCGACCAACCCCAAGGCCAGCTTGCCTGCGGTGCAGGAGGCAGTGGCCAGCCGGAGTGGACTCCAGGTGACGTGGCGGCAAACTGAGGCCGAGCGCGACGAGGCTGAGCGGGCGATCACGACGTTGCTGGCTGAGGAATTGTCTCCGGAGCGGGCGGTGGAAATCGCCGTGATCAACAATCGCGAGCTGCGCGCGACCTTTGAGGACTTGGGAGTGTCGCAGTCCGAGCTGATTGCAGCGTCCCGGTTGAGGAATCCGAGTTTCGGCGTCGGCGTGCGCTGGCCCAAGGATCGTCCGCGCGGCCCCAACGTGGAGTTTTCAATCGCAGCCGACCTGCTCGACAGTGTGCTCTTACCCGTGCGCAGGAGTGTCGCCCGCGAGCAGCTCAGCCAAGCTGAGCAACGGGTAGCCCACGCGGTGCTCAGTCTCGCCGCGGAGGTCAAGACGGCGGTCTATGCCGTGGAAGCCCGGCAGCAGCTGCGGGTGCGGTTGGCTTCGGTCGTGGACGTAAACGCGGCGGCGACCGATCTTGCGCAGCGCCAGTTCCAAGCCGGAAACATCAATCAGCTCGAACTCGCGAACCAGCAGATGGCGGAACAGGAGGCGCGCCTGGGGTTGATGCAGGCGGAGGCGCAATTGCGAGCCGACCGCGAGCAACTCAATCGGTTGCTGGGTTTGTCGGGGAGGCAGACCGGCTGGACGCTGCCCGCGGAACTGCCTCCGCTGCCCGAAGCGGACGGCTTGCCAGACAATATCGAAGACCTTGCGGTGACACAGCGGCTCGACGTGGCGGCGATGAAGACGGACGTGGCCCTGGCCGAGAAGGCGCTGCGCTTGAAGCAGAAGACGCGGCTGCTTCCAGCTTCGATCGATCTCGGTCTCGATACTGAGCGCGATTCGGACGGCGGCCGGGTGACCGGCCCCCGTCTGGAGTTCGCCCTGCCGATTTTTGATCAGGGGCAAGCGGAGCTGGCACGACTGGCGGCCGAACTGAGGCGCGCGAGTGCTCGCTACGAGGGATTGGCGAACGACGTTCGCTCGCAAGTCCGGGCGGGTCGCGACGCGCTGCTAGCGGCGCGCGAGGCGGCGGAGTATTATCAAAAGAGTCTTGTGCCGCAGCGGCGCACGCTGCTGCGGGAAACCCTCCTGCACTACAACGCCATGCAGAAGAGTAGTTACGAGTTACTGGCGGCCAAGGAACGTCTGCTCAACACCGAGCGAGAGAGTGTCGAAGCGTTGCGGGAGTATTGGACGGCCCGCACCGCCCTCGAAATGTCGTTAGGCGGTCGATTGCGATATGTCCCGGCGGCCGAGTCCGCGGCAGCCAAGGAAGAAGCGGTGCCCGAACATCAACATCAACACGGCAAGAACTAA